Proteins from one Microbacterium sp. Root553 genomic window:
- a CDS encoding DUF721 domain-containing protein, which produces MTDPAAVPASEAPETVATYLRLRGLKPSSKNWKRKRRVVTDDDNAPFTPGRDPGPLGAVLDKLAHDSGWQKTLAREDLVRQWADLAGADTAKHSEPVSLERGVLTVKCDSTAWAKNLQFMRGTILTEIGRRYPDAGVENLRFIGPDVPSWKWGPRVVPGRGPRDTYG; this is translated from the coding sequence ATGACTGATCCCGCCGCCGTGCCGGCATCCGAGGCCCCCGAGACGGTCGCCACCTATCTCCGGTTGCGTGGACTGAAGCCGAGTTCGAAGAACTGGAAGCGCAAGCGCCGGGTGGTCACCGACGACGACAACGCTCCGTTCACGCCCGGTCGCGACCCCGGACCCCTCGGAGCGGTGCTCGACAAGCTGGCTCACGACTCGGGGTGGCAGAAGACCCTGGCGCGCGAGGATCTGGTGCGTCAGTGGGCCGATCTGGCCGGCGCCGACACCGCGAAGCACTCCGAGCCGGTCTCTCTCGAGCGCGGCGTCCTCACGGTGAAGTGCGATTCGACGGCCTGGGCGAAGAACCTGCAGTTCATGCGCGGGACGATCCTCACAGAGATCGGACGGCGGTATCCCGACGCCGGGGTCGAGAACCTCCGCTTCATCGGACCGGACGTACCGTCATGGAAATGGGGTCCCAGAGTCGTTCCAGGACGGGGCCCGCGCGATACCTACGGGTAG